From the Paenibacillus sp. R14(2021) genome, the window ACGTTGCAGCTCTACGTGCAAATGACGAAGACGCGAATGAAAGAGGTGTACAACCTCGCCCATCCGCGGGCCAAACGAATGTAAAGCAAGACGAAGAAATGGAGAGAATCTTATGAAATTTGATCGGATCGCAGTCATCGTGCTTGACAGCGTCGGAATCGGCGAGCTGGCGGATGCACCGTCGTTCGGAGATGCCGGCTCTCATACGCTGGGACATATTTTGAGAGAAGTGCCGGAATTGTCGCTTCCCCATATGCGGCAGTGGGGACTTGACCGCATCGCCCCGCTCGGCAGCTGGAAGTCTTCCGGTGAACCTGCCGCCAGCTACGGTAAGATGGCCGAGGTTTCCGTAGGCAAGGATACGATGACGGGGCATTGGGAGATTGCGGGCTTGAAAGTCATGGTGCCGTTCCGGACATTCCCGGATGGATTCCCGGACGAGCTGATTCATGCCTTTGAAGCCCGTACGGGAAGAGGGGTGCTCGGCAACAAGCCGGCGAGCGGTACGGAAATTCTGGACGAGCTCGGCGAAGAGCAGCTGAATAGCGGAAAATGGATCGTTTATACGTCCGCTGACAGCGTGTTTCAAATCGCCGCCAACGAGGACTTGATTCCATTGGAGGAATTGTACCGCGCCTGCGAAATTGCGCGCGAGCTTACGATGGACGAGCGTTATGCAGTCGGACGCGTAATCGCGAGGCCGTTCGTCGGTAAGCCCGGCGCATTCAAGCGCACCTCGAATCGACACGACTATGCAGTGAAGCCGCCGGAGCCGACGGTGCTTAATGCCCTTCAAGAGGAGGGGTACGACGTCATCGCGGTCGGCAAGATCAACGATATTTTCTGCGGCGAAGGGATTACGGAGGCACTTTCGACGATGAGCAACGCAGACGGCATCGCAAAAACGATCGAAATCCTCGACCGGCCGTTTCGCGGCCTGCTGTTCACGAACCTCGTCGATTTCGATTCCTTGTTCGGCCATCGCCGCGACCCGCAAGGATACGCAGCCGCACTGGAAGAGTTCGACCGTGCGGTGCCGGAGCTGATGAAGCAGCTCGGCGAACGGGATTTATTGGTCGTAACGGCGGATCACGGCAATGATCCTACAT encodes:
- a CDS encoding phosphopentomutase; its protein translation is MKFDRIAVIVLDSVGIGELADAPSFGDAGSHTLGHILREVPELSLPHMRQWGLDRIAPLGSWKSSGEPAASYGKMAEVSVGKDTMTGHWEIAGLKVMVPFRTFPDGFPDELIHAFEARTGRGVLGNKPASGTEILDELGEEQLNSGKWIVYTSADSVFQIAANEDLIPLEELYRACEIARELTMDERYAVGRVIARPFVGKPGAFKRTSNRHDYAVKPPEPTVLNALQEEGYDVIAVGKINDIFCGEGITEALSTMSNADGIAKTIEILDRPFRGLLFTNLVDFDSLFGHRRDPQGYAAALEEFDRAVPELMKQLGERDLLVVTADHGNDPTYAGTDHTREYVPLLAYSPALKQPSSLGVRDTFADIAATIAANFGVKRPANGLSFLDELK